CAGCAGAAAACCATATAGAAACATTATCTCCAGTTTCTACATCTCCAATGATACTTGCAGTATCTGCTATATAATTATTTTTTCCTATCTTAGGAATAAGATTGTTTAATTTGTATATCATTTCTGCTCCTTTCCAAGTTCTGCTTTTATTTCAGCTAAAAGTTTCTTCTCTGTTTTATTGAATTTTCTTTTTTCAAGCAAATCCTTTCTTCTTAAATATGTTCTTTTCAGACTCTCTTTAAGCCTCCAAAGTTCTATATTTTTATGATGTCCTGACAGCAGTACCTCTGGAACTTTCATTCCTTCATATTCAGCAGGTCTTGTATAATGAGGATAGTCCAACAGTCCATTGAAAAAAGAATCATTTTCATAAGATTCTTTTTTTATAACCCCTGGAATAAGTCTTGCAATACAATCAGTCATTACCATTGCAGGTAATTCTCCTCCTGTAAGAACAAAATCTCCTATGGATATTTCCAAATCAACATTATTTTCTATTACTCTCTCATCTATCCCTTCATAATGTCCAGCAATTATTGTAACTTCTTTTTCCTGAGCAAGTTCCACAGCTAACTGTTGATTAAACTTTACTCCCTGTGGAGAAGTATATATTACTTTTCCAGTTATTGTTTTTAATGCTTCTATAAGAGGTTCAGGCTTCATTACCATTCCTGCCCCTCCTCCAAAAGGAGTATCATCAGCCTGTTTATGTTTATCATAACAAAAATCTCTGATATCTATTATATTTACTTCAAGACTGCCTTTTTCAATAGCCCTTCTTATTATACTTTCACTTTTAAATCCAGAAAACATCTCAGGAAATAAAGTCAAAATATTGATTTTCATTTATTTCTCCTCATTTTCCTCAAATTCTTCTTCTATTCCATCATCTTGTTTTAATTTTCGACCTTTTATTTCTTTCATTCCTTCTATAAGATGAACAAAAATTTCTCTCTTATCAAAATCTATTTTTTTTATAAATTCATCTACATCTGGTACCATTATTTCAGTATTTGTTCCCTCAATAACCAAAATATCATGAGCTGCTGTTTCAAATATATCAGTTATTTTTCCAAGAATTTCTCCACTATCAGCATCCACAGCTTTCATATCCAACAGATCATTTAAAAGATACTCATCTTCACCTATTCCAAAAAGTTCTCTTCTTATTTTAATGAGTGAATTTTTTAATTTCCCAGCTTCAGTTTTATTAGTTATTTCTTGAAATTCAGCTACCCATTTATTTCCTACTAAAGGATTTACACTTATTACAGTAAATATTTTCTGTTCCCCCTGAGGAAGTTCTACTATTACTCTATTCCCTTCAAGAATTTCAGCATCTCCTATATTAGCTATTATTTTAACTGCTCCTTTTAAGTGATGTGTTCCAGAAATCTTACCAACTGTTAAAAGTTCCATTATCCCTCCTAATCCAAAAATTCTACATTCACATTTAATTTATCTTTTACTCCAGCAGCTTGCATAACTCCTCTTATTGCATTAGCTGTAAGTCCATTTTTACCAATTATTTTTCCCATTTCACCTTTAGCTACACTTACTTTAAAGATGATTGTATCATCTATAACATCATAGTCAATTCTTACTTCTTCTTTAGTATCTACTAATTCTTTTATGATGTAACTTATAAGTTTTTCTAATTTTTCCATTCTCTATCCTCCATTTTATATTCATTTATTGATATATAATGATCCTTTCCAAGGACCTTCTTCCACTATTTTAGCAACTACTTCCTTCTTATCCAAATCTTCAATAATCTCTTTTACAAAATCTTTAAAATCATAAGTAGTAATTATATTAATAAGACCTTTATGAGGATCTACAGTTCTCACTACTCCAGCTCCTTCGTAAGCTTCCATTATTTTATTAATAAAGTCTATATCTTCTTTTCTGCTTTGAATAAGATATTCAT
The Fusobacterium sp. DNA segment above includes these coding regions:
- the trmD gene encoding tRNA (guanosine(37)-N1)-methyltransferase TrmD, producing MKINILTLFPEMFSGFKSESIIRRAIEKGSLEVNIIDIRDFCYDKHKQADDTPFGGGAGMVMKPEPLIEALKTITGKVIYTSPQGVKFNQQLAVELAQEKEVTIIAGHYEGIDERVIENNVDLEISIGDFVLTGGELPAMVMTDCIARLIPGVIKKESYENDSFFNGLLDYPHYTRPAEYEGMKVPEVLLSGHHKNIELWRLKESLKRTYLRRKDLLEKRKFNKTEKKLLAEIKAELGKEQK
- the rimM gene encoding ribosome maturation factor RimM (Essential for efficient processing of 16S rRNA); this encodes MELLTVGKISGTHHLKGAVKIIANIGDAEILEGNRVIVELPQGEQKIFTVISVNPLVGNKWVAEFQEITNKTEAGKLKNSLIKIRRELFGIGEDEYLLNDLLDMKAVDADSGEILGKITDIFETAAHDILVIEGTNTEIMVPDVDEFIKKIDFDKREIFVHLIEGMKEIKGRKLKQDDGIEEEFEENEEK
- a CDS encoding KH domain-containing protein gives rise to the protein MEKLEKLISYIIKELVDTKEEVRIDYDVIDDTIIFKVSVAKGEMGKIIGKNGLTANAIRGVMQAAGVKDKLNVNVEFLD
- a CDS encoding DUF4911 domain-containing protein; this translates as MLGSYEYLIQSRKEDIDFINKIMEAYEGAGVVRTVDPHKGLINIITTYDFKDFVKEIIEDLDKKEVVAKIVEEGPWKGSLYINK